From Gimesia panareensis, the proteins below share one genomic window:
- a CDS encoding TatD family hydrolase, which yields MILFDTHAHLDEEAFHPDRDETVERALEAGVQTILTIGTTADSSQRAVDLAATFPQVYAVVGIQPNYVAQMKPGDWERILTLSTADKVVGIGETGLDRYWDYAPIELQRDYFSRHIQLSRERDLPFVVHCREAEADVVELLQTEAQQAPFKGLMHSFCGTPETAAACLDLGMYISFAGMLTFKKNDELRETARQIPLNRLLVETDAPYLAPVPQRGKRNEPAFVKHTCACLAELHNKTPEEMAEITTHNAKTLFQLD from the coding sequence ATGATCCTGTTTGATACTCACGCCCACCTCGACGAGGAAGCCTTTCACCCTGACCGCGATGAAACGGTTGAACGTGCCCTGGAAGCAGGCGTCCAAACCATTCTGACCATCGGCACCACTGCAGACAGCAGCCAGCGGGCCGTCGATCTGGCCGCGACCTTTCCCCAGGTCTATGCGGTTGTGGGAATTCAACCCAACTATGTCGCCCAGATGAAGCCGGGAGACTGGGAACGCATTCTGACACTCTCAACCGCAGACAAAGTCGTCGGCATCGGCGAGACCGGCCTGGACCGCTACTGGGACTACGCGCCCATCGAGCTGCAACGAGACTACTTCAGCCGCCATATTCAACTCTCCCGCGAACGGGATCTCCCCTTTGTCGTTCATTGCCGGGAAGCGGAAGCCGATGTCGTAGAACTCCTGCAGACGGAAGCACAACAGGCCCCCTTCAAAGGGCTCATGCACTCTTTCTGTGGTACTCCTGAAACCGCAGCTGCCTGCCTTGATCTTGGCATGTACATCTCCTTTGCCGGCATGCTGACATTCAAAAAGAATGACGAGCTCCGCGAAACCGCACGCCAGATTCCCCTCAATCGTCTGCTTGTCGAGACCGATGCCCCCTATCTCGCTCCAGTACCTCAGCGTGGCAAACGGAACGAACCTGCGTTCGTCAAACACACCTGTGCCTGCCTGGCCGAACTCCACAACAAAACGCCTGAGGAAATGGCAGAGATCACCACCCATAACGCGAAAACGTTATTTCAGCTCGATTAA
- a CDS encoding glutamate mutase L codes for MNSAAEKKLDPDQINVILATDCGSTTTKAILIEKVNGEYRQTYRGEAPTTVEEPAADVTVGVVNAVTEVGELAGRKLIDENDEIIRPAQGDTGCDIYISTSSAGGGLQMMVAGVVREMSAASAKRAALGAGAIVMDTICSNDKRLPHEQIQRIRELRPDMILLAGGTDGGTQKHVVQLAELIAPAKPQPRFGGTYKMPIIYAGNQEAIELVEDVFDEDVKLTSVANVRPVLERENLAPARDAIHDLFLEHVMAHAPGYNKLISWADAPIMPTPGAVGNILQTIAERQGINALGVDIGGATTDVFSVFDGTFNRTVSANLGMSYSISNVCASATLPMILRWVHLDMDPRELQNHIKNKMIRPTTIPQTREALVFEQAVAREALRLAYVQHKEFATTLKGVQQQRTVGDTFSQATSGQSIVDNMKLNLLVGSGGVLSHAPNMHQTAAMMIDAFEPEGMTVLAKDSIFMMPHLGVLAQVHPAAALQVFERDCLIYLGSCIAPRGFYRAGKTCFSYQITGETLNESGEMLCGDMLLFPLAEDEWATVTVEPRRGYDFGEGSGKRVEFKARGGTVGLVLDARGRPLMVPTDESRHLAELNSWVEELKLYPEVIRELTP; via the coding sequence ATGAACTCTGCAGCAGAAAAAAAACTTGATCCTGACCAAATCAATGTGATTCTCGCCACGGACTGCGGCAGTACGACAACCAAAGCGATCCTGATCGAAAAAGTGAATGGCGAATATCGCCAGACCTATCGTGGTGAAGCCCCCACCACCGTCGAAGAGCCGGCAGCCGACGTCACCGTGGGAGTCGTCAATGCTGTGACCGAAGTCGGCGAACTCGCCGGTCGCAAACTGATCGACGAGAATGATGAAATCATTCGTCCCGCCCAGGGAGATACCGGCTGTGACATCTATATCTCCACTTCCAGTGCCGGTGGTGGTCTGCAGATGATGGTCGCCGGCGTCGTCCGCGAAATGTCAGCCGCCAGTGCCAAGCGAGCGGCTCTCGGAGCCGGTGCGATTGTGATGGATACGATCTGCTCTAATGACAAACGACTCCCCCACGAACAGATCCAGCGGATCCGGGAACTGCGTCCCGACATGATTCTGCTCGCGGGAGGTACTGACGGGGGCACACAGAAACATGTCGTCCAACTGGCAGAACTGATCGCTCCCGCCAAGCCACAGCCCCGCTTTGGGGGCACTTACAAGATGCCCATCATCTATGCCGGCAACCAGGAAGCCATCGAACTGGTCGAGGACGTCTTTGATGAAGACGTCAAGCTGACGTCCGTGGCCAATGTGCGCCCCGTCCTGGAAAGAGAAAACCTGGCCCCGGCTCGCGATGCCATTCACGACCTCTTTCTTGAACACGTAATGGCACATGCCCCCGGTTACAACAAACTGATCTCCTGGGCCGATGCGCCCATCATGCCCACTCCCGGAGCCGTCGGTAACATCCTGCAGACGATCGCTGAGCGACAGGGCATCAACGCCCTGGGGGTCGACATCGGCGGCGCGACGACCGACGTCTTCAGCGTGTTTGACGGGACCTTCAACCGCACCGTGAGCGCCAACCTGGGGATGAGCTATTCCATCTCGAACGTCTGTGCCTCCGCAACGCTGCCGATGATCCTCCGCTGGGTCCATCTGGACATGGATCCGCGCGAACTGCAGAACCATATCAAGAACAAGATGATTCGCCCCACGACCATTCCCCAGACCCGGGAAGCACTCGTCTTTGAACAGGCCGTGGCCCGGGAAGCCCTCCGACTCGCCTACGTCCAGCACAAGGAATTCGCCACAACGCTCAAAGGGGTCCAGCAGCAGCGCACCGTGGGCGATACCTTCAGCCAGGCAACCAGTGGGCAGTCCATCGTCGATAACATGAAGCTGAATCTGCTCGTTGGATCGGGGGGCGTCCTCTCGCATGCCCCGAACATGCATCAGACGGCCGCCATGATGATCGACGCTTTTGAGCCGGAAGGCATGACAGTTCTGGCCAAAGACAGCATCTTCATGATGCCTCATCTGGGTGTGCTGGCGCAGGTTCACCCGGCAGCAGCCCTGCAGGTCTTTGAACGCGACTGTCTGATTTACCTGGGATCTTGCATCGCTCCCCGCGGATTTTATCGCGCGGGCAAAACCTGTTTCAGTTATCAGATCACCGGAGAAACACTCAATGAATCCGGCGAGATGCTCTGCGGTGACATGCTGCTGTTCCCGCTCGCAGAGGATGAATGGGCCACCGTGACCGTTGAGCCCCGCCGTGGATATGATTTCGGAGAGGGCTCCGGTAAACGGGTGGAATTCAAAGCGCGGGGTGGAACTGTCGGGCTGGTCCTGGATGCCCGAGGCAGACCGCTCATGGTCCCCACAGATGAATCGCGGCATCTGGCTGAACTCAACAGCTGGGTCGAGGAACTGAAACTTTACCCGGAAGTCATTCGAGAACTAACACCATGA